One window of Suricata suricatta isolate VVHF042 chromosome 6, meerkat_22Aug2017_6uvM2_HiC, whole genome shotgun sequence genomic DNA carries:
- the C6H5orf46 gene encoding uncharacterized protein C5orf46 homolog, with the protein MAVSVLRLTLVLGLLVLILTCQADDAYDKPDDKPDNSDKKPEPDFPNFLNLLGTEIIENAVEFILRSMTRSTGFMEFDDKQGEHSAK; encoded by the exons ATGGCTGTCTCAGTGCTGCGGCTGACACTTGTCCTGGGACTACTGGTCTTAATCCTGACGTGCCAGGCAG atgatgcat atgacAAACCAGATGACAAGCCAGACAACTCAGACAAAAAACCAGAGCcagattttccaaatttcctaaaCCTCTTGGGCACAGAGATCATTGAGAACGCAGTGGAGTTCATCCTCCGCTCCATGACGAGGAGCAC aggaTTTATGGAATTTGATGATAAACAAGGAGAGCATTCAGCAAAGTGA